The following are encoded together in the Pseudoalteromonas ruthenica genome:
- a CDS encoding branched-chain amino acid transaminase yields MTQTSELIWHNGEMIPYQQATTHVLSHALHYGSSVFEGIRAYDTANGPAIFRLTDHMKRLFDSAKIYRMEIPFSLEELNQACKEAVKQNGFSDAYLRPFAFLGHVGLGLNPKSHLADVTVAAMEWGAYLGEDSLAQGVDVCISSWNRLAPNTMPTAAKAGGNYLSSQLISGEAKRNGYVEGIALDTNGCLSEGAGENLFVIKNGVLYTPPTTACILPGLTRDTIMTLAKERGYEVREESIAREALYLADEFFMTGTAAEVVPVRSVDQIQVGEGQRGAITEELQTAYFDLVKGRSEDPRGWLEYVND; encoded by the coding sequence ATGACACAAACATCCGAATTAATCTGGCACAACGGCGAGATGATCCCTTACCAGCAAGCCACCACGCACGTATTAAGCCATGCCTTACATTATGGTAGCTCGGTATTTGAGGGGATCCGTGCCTATGACACCGCTAATGGGCCGGCTATTTTTCGTTTAACTGACCATATGAAGCGGCTTTTTGATTCAGCAAAAATCTACCGCATGGAAATCCCATTTTCACTGGAAGAGTTAAATCAGGCGTGTAAAGAAGCGGTGAAACAAAATGGCTTCAGTGATGCTTATCTGCGCCCGTTTGCCTTTTTAGGTCACGTTGGCTTGGGGTTAAACCCCAAATCACACCTAGCCGATGTCACCGTAGCGGCTATGGAATGGGGCGCCTATCTCGGTGAGGACAGTCTCGCTCAAGGCGTTGATGTATGTATCTCTTCATGGAACCGCCTGGCGCCTAATACCATGCCCACGGCGGCAAAAGCGGGCGGCAACTATTTGTCTTCGCAGCTTATATCTGGTGAAGCCAAGCGTAACGGCTATGTTGAAGGCATTGCCTTAGACACCAATGGGTGTTTGAGTGAAGGAGCAGGCGAAAACCTCTTTGTGATTAAAAATGGTGTGCTATACACGCCACCGACCACCGCCTGTATTTTACCTGGCCTGACTCGCGACACCATTATGACGCTTGCCAAAGAGCGCGGCTATGAAGTGCGTGAAGAGTCAATTGCCCGTGAGGCATTGTACCTTGCCGACGAATTCTTTATGACCGGTACGGCCGCCGAGGTCGTTCCGGTGCGCAGTGTCGACCAAATTCAGGTCGGCGAAGGCCAGCGTGGCGCTATCACCGAAGAGCTGCAAACCGCCTATTTTGATTTGGTCAAAGGGCGCAGTGAAGACCCGCGCGGCTGGCTAGAGTACGTAAACGACTAA
- the ilvM gene encoding acetolactate synthase 2 small subunit — protein MKHRLTLHLANQTVAVERFLRVARHRGFKLTALELASSEEHYAINMTVDSDKPIYLLTQQLNKLVDVQSVTLQQLQQQAI, from the coding sequence ATGAAACATCGCTTAACCTTACATCTTGCCAATCAAACCGTCGCCGTTGAACGCTTTTTACGAGTTGCTCGCCATCGTGGTTTCAAGCTAACGGCGTTGGAATTAGCCAGCAGTGAAGAGCATTATGCTATCAATATGACTGTCGACAGCGACAAACCCATCTATCTTTTAACGCAACAACTGAATAAGCTGGTAGATGTGCAAAGCGTGACTTTGCAACAACTACAACAACAAGCGATTTAG
- the ilvG gene encoding acetolactate synthase 2 catalytic subunit, translated as MTGAELVIDILAKEGINEVFGYPGGAIMPIYDALYESPVTHYLTRHEQGAGFAAVGYARSSGKLGVCMATSGPGATNLITALADAMMDSVPLLAITGQVPTAAIGSDAFQEVDVLGMSLSCTKHSFMVERSEDLAHTLQQAIHLAQSGRPGPVLVDIPKDIQMNEAHYQPWLAESEPTSQPCQQQVQLANQLLSEAQRPVAYIGGGVQSAGAQQQLMQFLYKTNMPAVQTLKALGSVTPDYPLNLGMLGMHGTKAANLAVQECDLLLCIGARFDDRVTGNLTKFAANAKVVHLDIDAAEVGKRKPTDASLVADLKISLPQLQCFVSEPQWCNYVEELNQEHAWRYDYPGETVYAPALLNQLSQQLSADAVVCCDVGQHQMWVAQHMQFSHPSNHLSSGGAGTMGFGLPAAIGAKIARPEDTVVVVSGDGSIMMNIQELATIRRNNLDIKIVVIDNQRLGMVRQWQQLFFAERYSETTLSDNPDFVALARVFGIAGRCITSQEQVQAALSELHSIDGPYLLHVCIDDADNVWPLVPPGAANDQMLTQTNQQGQP; from the coding sequence ATGACTGGCGCAGAATTAGTGATCGACATATTAGCCAAAGAGGGCATAAACGAGGTATTTGGTTACCCTGGTGGGGCCATCATGCCCATTTACGATGCCCTTTATGAATCTCCAGTCACTCATTACTTAACTCGCCATGAGCAAGGAGCTGGCTTCGCCGCTGTGGGTTATGCACGCAGTAGTGGCAAACTGGGTGTGTGCATGGCCACTAGTGGCCCGGGAGCCACAAACCTGATCACCGCCCTTGCCGATGCCATGATGGACTCCGTGCCGTTACTAGCCATTACTGGGCAGGTACCCACAGCGGCAATCGGCTCGGATGCATTCCAAGAGGTTGACGTCTTGGGAATGTCTCTTTCATGCACTAAGCATAGTTTTATGGTTGAGCGCAGTGAAGATTTAGCGCATACCCTGCAACAAGCCATCCACTTAGCTCAAAGTGGTCGCCCAGGCCCTGTGCTTGTTGATATTCCAAAAGATATTCAAATGAATGAGGCGCATTACCAGCCTTGGCTAGCCGAATCAGAGCCGACGTCGCAACCTTGCCAGCAACAAGTTCAATTGGCTAATCAGTTGCTAAGCGAAGCTCAGCGGCCAGTGGCCTATATCGGTGGTGGGGTTCAAAGTGCTGGAGCCCAGCAACAACTCATGCAGTTTCTATACAAGACCAATATGCCAGCGGTGCAAACACTTAAGGCGTTAGGCAGCGTCACACCGGATTATCCACTTAATTTAGGCATGTTAGGTATGCATGGCACTAAGGCCGCTAACTTGGCGGTACAAGAATGTGACCTGCTGTTGTGTATTGGTGCCCGTTTTGACGATCGCGTGACCGGCAATCTGACTAAGTTCGCGGCGAACGCGAAAGTTGTGCACCTTGATATCGATGCTGCTGAAGTAGGCAAGCGAAAGCCTACAGATGCGTCGCTGGTGGCGGATTTAAAAATATCACTGCCGCAATTGCAATGTTTTGTCAGCGAGCCGCAGTGGTGTAACTATGTTGAGGAGCTAAACCAAGAGCATGCGTGGCGCTACGACTACCCCGGTGAAACCGTGTATGCACCAGCTTTACTTAATCAACTGTCGCAGCAGCTAAGTGCCGATGCAGTGGTATGTTGTGACGTTGGTCAGCACCAAATGTGGGTCGCGCAGCACATGCAATTTAGCCACCCGAGCAACCACTTAAGTAGCGGCGGTGCCGGGACCATGGGGTTTGGTTTACCTGCTGCCATTGGCGCGAAAATCGCCCGCCCCGAAGATACCGTGGTGGTGGTCTCTGGTGATGGCTCCATCATGATGAATATTCAAGAGCTGGCCACCATCCGCCGTAACAATTTAGATATTAAAATCGTGGTTATTGATAACCAAAGGTTGGGTATGGTGCGCCAATGGCAGCAGCTATTTTTCGCTGAACGCTACAGTGAAACGACCCTTTCTGACAATCCAGATTTTGTCGCTTTAGCGCGCGTTTTTGGCATCGCAGGGCGCTGTATCACTTCCCAGGAGCAAGTACAAGCTGCGCTTAGCGAGTTGCATAGCATTGACGGCCCGTATTTGCTGCATGTGTGTATTGATGATGCCGATAACGTCTGGCCATTGGTACCGCCAGGTGCCGCGAACGATCAAATGCTGACGCAAACAAACCAACAGGGGCAACCATGA
- a CDS encoding TraB/GumN family protein, whose translation MKKTFWSLLYICFAFFTQLCLANTTPALWQVEKNGVTSYLFGTVHVGDEAMKGLPSYVEQAISRSDKVVVEVDISALSPMQIQQRSMPLMMLRNGRTLETELSSKNYQRLSDYFAQKSINIAMFSGLKPWAVLLTMVQIEYQNAGYSEQNGIDKQVLAKANAIGKPIMELESLEQQLEMFSALDNYADEMVNDTFRQLKDLDHYFARLISAWKQGDTDILRQYYHDAFDDSEFGQLNEHILLIERNQNWVAQLNQPMQQQSLFIAVGALHLPEKNGLVNLLREQGFTVTKRQPSQ comes from the coding sequence ATGAAAAAAACCTTCTGGTCACTGCTGTACATTTGTTTTGCATTTTTCACTCAGCTCTGCCTCGCAAACACCACTCCGGCACTGTGGCAAGTGGAGAAAAATGGCGTTACTTCCTATTTGTTTGGCACTGTGCATGTTGGTGATGAAGCAATGAAAGGCCTCCCCTCTTATGTTGAGCAAGCAATTAGCCGCAGTGATAAAGTGGTCGTTGAAGTAGATATTAGCGCGCTCTCACCTATGCAAATTCAACAACGCTCCATGCCGCTAATGATGCTGCGTAACGGCCGCACGCTAGAAACTGAACTGAGCAGTAAAAATTATCAACGCCTCAGTGACTACTTTGCACAAAAGAGTATTAATATAGCCATGTTCTCGGGCTTAAAGCCTTGGGCCGTTTTACTCACTATGGTGCAAATCGAGTATCAAAATGCAGGCTATTCAGAGCAAAACGGAATCGACAAGCAAGTGTTAGCTAAGGCAAACGCAATAGGTAAGCCGATAATGGAGCTCGAGTCGCTAGAGCAGCAACTAGAAATGTTCAGCGCCTTAGATAATTACGCTGATGAAATGGTCAACGATACTTTTCGCCAACTCAAAGACCTCGACCACTATTTTGCTCGATTGATCAGCGCGTGGAAGCAGGGAGATACTGACATACTGAGGCAGTACTACCACGACGCTTTTGATGACTCTGAATTCGGCCAACTTAACGAGCATATTTTACTTATTGAGCGTAATCAAAACTGGGTCGCACAACTTAACCAGCCAATGCAGCAGCAGTCACTGTTTATCGCCGTAGGTGCGCTCCATTTACCGGAAAAAAATGGGCTCGTTAACCTACTGCGCGAACAAGGATTCACGGTTACGAAAAGGCAGCCCTCTCAATAA
- a CDS encoding response regulator has product MQRLTKHLQKRYFWAASVLVVVILSSTFYVMKSINMQRNDAKVINIAGMQRMLSQKIALHKLAVNDRAVSFEQQQLARATMRFYNNHEFLLGSELVQQSPQVLALYHQQGLDGRVRQYVQLASRSDAPLSAFQGQKLLSLLQDLDAVVTVLESKSKQKIEHLQLVIPLLTLAAIATILCEWWLIFNPLTRRVSAILYRLRYQRRQAAHAHRVKSDFLANMSHELMTPITGIIGLLDSHTAAGREEQQTALGCARHLQALVQEMLELQKLKSGAFTTLVTEQSLKQTVRAILAPWQLKSETLQRLSVEGEDSLPVQAQTDHLHLIQAVNQLLSNAFIHTRAAVHVQFEYHEPSGLLSVVVKDNGDGIATADIEAARQHAVYYNTEQVQHFQGVKLGLSLVYALAQEVGGSLTIRSTTTGTEAKLTWPVLTIDKARLEPSSQHGDILIVEDNPINQLVLAKQAQQIGFNTTIVDDGEQALNKLLEHHYQCVLMDLNMPNKDGISTIIEIRERLALSVPIFLVTASQDEHRIAQSITVGANAVLNKPVNTQQLSALLKKHVIERAAFS; this is encoded by the coding sequence ATGCAACGTCTTACCAAACACTTACAAAAACGTTATTTCTGGGCAGCCAGTGTGCTTGTTGTTGTCATACTTAGCTCTACATTTTATGTGATGAAAAGTATCAATATGCAGCGAAATGACGCGAAAGTAATAAACATTGCAGGTATGCAGCGGATGCTTTCGCAGAAGATTGCATTGCATAAATTGGCCGTCAATGACCGTGCTGTAAGTTTTGAGCAGCAGCAACTCGCTCGTGCCACTATGCGCTTTTACAATAACCATGAGTTTTTATTAGGCTCAGAGTTGGTGCAGCAAAGCCCTCAGGTGCTGGCGCTTTATCACCAGCAGGGTTTGGATGGTCGGGTGCGCCAGTATGTGCAGTTAGCGAGTCGCAGCGATGCACCTTTAAGTGCTTTTCAGGGTCAAAAACTACTGTCGTTATTGCAGGACTTAGATGCTGTTGTCACCGTATTAGAGTCAAAATCTAAGCAAAAAATAGAACATTTACAGCTTGTTATTCCCCTTTTAACGCTGGCAGCCATTGCTACTATTTTATGTGAGTGGTGGCTCATCTTTAATCCTTTGACACGTCGAGTGTCAGCTATTCTTTATCGGCTTCGTTACCAACGGCGTCAAGCCGCGCATGCGCATCGGGTAAAATCTGACTTCTTAGCTAATATGAGTCATGAGCTAATGACGCCAATTACGGGGATTATTGGCCTATTGGACTCTCATACTGCGGCTGGTCGCGAAGAACAGCAAACGGCATTGGGCTGCGCCCGACATTTGCAAGCGCTAGTGCAAGAAATGTTGGAATTACAGAAGCTTAAGTCGGGAGCGTTTACTACTTTAGTGACCGAGCAGTCATTAAAGCAAACGGTGAGAGCAATATTGGCGCCTTGGCAGCTTAAGTCTGAAACCCTGCAGCGATTGAGTGTCGAGGGTGAAGATAGCCTACCTGTTCAAGCACAAACTGATCATCTGCATTTAATCCAAGCAGTTAATCAGCTATTGAGCAACGCCTTTATACATACGCGCGCTGCGGTGCATGTGCAATTTGAATACCATGAACCATCTGGGCTGCTGAGTGTTGTCGTTAAAGATAACGGCGATGGCATTGCTACTGCTGATATTGAGGCTGCTCGGCAACATGCTGTGTATTACAACACCGAGCAGGTACAGCACTTTCAGGGCGTGAAATTAGGTCTCAGCCTCGTGTATGCGTTGGCTCAAGAGGTGGGTGGAAGCCTTACGATTCGTAGTACCACAACAGGCACTGAGGCCAAGCTAACTTGGCCCGTACTTACTATCGACAAAGCCCGGTTAGAGCCAAGCAGCCAGCATGGCGATATTCTGATTGTTGAAGATAACCCAATAAATCAGTTAGTGCTTGCTAAACAAGCTCAGCAAATAGGCTTTAACACCACCATTGTTGATGATGGTGAGCAAGCACTCAATAAATTACTAGAACATCACTATCAATGTGTATTAATGGATTTAAATATGCCAAACAAAGACGGCATAAGTACCATTATTGAGATTCGTGAGCGCTTAGCGCTCAGCGTGCCTATTTTTTTGGTGACTGCCAGTCAAGATGAGCATCGTATCGCGCAGAGTATCACTGTCGGCGCCAATGCCGTACTTAACAAGCCGGTCAATACTCAGCAGTTGAGCGCGTTATTGAAAAAACACGTTATTGAGAGGGCTGCCTTTTCGTAA
- the dapA gene encoding 4-hydroxy-tetrahydrodipicolinate synthase yields the protein MTTTHSLADTIVWTALITPMHADGSIDFNTLTLLVREQEQAGNGILILGSTGEALALSIDEQQAVVRHVTALTLRVPLMVGVGGFNLSQQLQWLSFCNQHPIDAYLLGAPLYAKPGVQGQLHWYSALLDASKKPCMLYNVPGRAAVSIPPTVLAQLQQHPLCWALKEASGDIAQFEAYREAAPELAIFSGDDALMPYFAQAGAAGLVSVAANVWPQQTQHLVQQCLQGQSVNAFVTWRSAIDALFSAANPVPVKCLLHALERLNSPVLRPPLSHLELNDTQPLLNAHERIVAWAH from the coding sequence ATGACTACAACTCATTCTTTAGCAGATACCATTGTCTGGACAGCATTGATCACTCCGATGCATGCTGACGGCAGTATTGATTTTAACACCTTAACCCTACTTGTGCGCGAGCAAGAGCAAGCGGGAAACGGCATTCTTATTCTTGGCTCTACTGGTGAAGCTCTGGCTCTCAGTATAGATGAGCAACAAGCCGTGGTTCGTCACGTTACTGCGCTCACCTTGCGTGTGCCACTGATGGTTGGCGTGGGCGGTTTTAACCTTAGCCAGCAACTACAATGGCTTAGTTTTTGTAACCAACACCCCATAGACGCCTACCTTCTGGGAGCGCCCTTATATGCTAAACCGGGTGTTCAGGGGCAGCTACATTGGTACTCGGCACTACTGGATGCCAGCAAAAAGCCGTGCATGTTGTACAACGTGCCCGGACGCGCTGCAGTTAGTATTCCCCCTACGGTCTTAGCACAGCTACAACAGCACCCACTGTGCTGGGCACTTAAAGAAGCCAGCGGTGATATTGCACAATTTGAGGCTTACCGCGAAGCCGCGCCTGAGTTAGCAATTTTCAGTGGCGACGACGCGCTGATGCCTTATTTTGCTCAGGCCGGTGCAGCGGGCCTTGTATCTGTGGCCGCCAACGTCTGGCCACAGCAGACACAGCATCTGGTACAACAATGCCTTCAAGGGCAAAGCGTCAATGCCTTTGTAACCTGGCGCAGTGCAATTGATGCGCTGTTCAGTGCAGCCAATCCAGTGCCCGTTAAGTGCCTTTTGCATGCTCTTGAACGCCTCAACAGCCCGGTGTTACGACCACCATTAAGCCACCTTGAGCTTAATGACACACAACCACTTCTTAATGCCCATGAACGCATTGTTGCGTGGGCACATTGA
- a CDS encoding 2,3,4,5-tetrahydropyridine-2,6-dicarboxylate N-succinyltransferase, giving the protein MSWLDLLNDLESGHVRAATQDEHGQWHANVDVKKGILEAFKNGNNTEFAGGFVDKHNLAPRGFSAQDNVRMVPGGSAVRRGAYVAPGTIIMPPAYVNIGAFIDSGTMVDSHALVGSCAQVGKNVHLSAAVQLGGVLEPIGANPVVIEDDAFIGAGCVIVEGVVVRQGAVLAPGVRLSATIPVYDCVNERQLDKGEAIPANAIVIPGSRPSSSTWGREQGLSMSCALIVKYRDQHSDASLELEEVLR; this is encoded by the coding sequence ATGAGTTGGTTAGACTTACTAAATGACCTCGAAAGCGGCCACGTACGCGCCGCAACACAAGACGAACACGGCCAATGGCACGCCAATGTGGACGTAAAAAAAGGCATTCTCGAAGCCTTCAAAAATGGCAATAACACCGAGTTTGCGGGCGGCTTTGTTGATAAGCACAATCTAGCTCCTCGCGGTTTTAGCGCCCAAGATAATGTTCGCATGGTGCCTGGCGGTAGTGCTGTGCGTCGAGGTGCTTACGTTGCCCCTGGCACCATTATCATGCCACCTGCATATGTCAATATTGGTGCCTTCATCGATAGTGGAACTATGGTCGACAGTCATGCCTTGGTGGGATCATGTGCGCAAGTGGGCAAAAACGTTCACCTTAGCGCCGCTGTGCAACTAGGTGGCGTGCTCGAGCCAATTGGCGCTAACCCTGTAGTGATTGAAGATGATGCCTTTATCGGCGCAGGCTGTGTCATTGTCGAAGGGGTGGTGGTTCGCCAAGGTGCGGTACTCGCCCCTGGTGTACGTTTAAGCGCCACTATCCCAGTATATGACTGCGTTAACGAGCGACAACTCGATAAGGGCGAAGCGATTCCGGCCAACGCCATCGTTATACCTGGCTCGCGCCCAAGCTCTAGCACTTGGGGACGCGAACAAGGGCTCAGTATGAGCTGTGCGCTTATCGTAAAATATCGCGATCAGCACAGCGATGCATCGCTGGAGTTAGAAGAGGTATTACGCTAA
- a CDS encoding PLP-dependent decarboxylase: protein MPVSGALLNAFDTLTQERQEPCFVYDLDSLRKHLDELMAQDVVKLWYAVKANPLSAVVETLAAAGFDFDVASSGELNQVLSQSVGAQRILNTGPAKSRQQLGEFLDAGVRTFVLESINQVRWLNELAYNQGIEVDVLLRVQLRWPEGERNPLGGNTLTPFGLAPEQWQGLYLADYPALNCIGLHIFQWGNMLDAAQLLHLWQSMLAPLQALCERLGFAMQVLDLGGGLGVPYDSESSPLKWQDVLGALRDIKRQSGVKELWMELGRYAVAQCGYYLDPVIEQKTNYGERQLIVAGGINHLLRPAVAGQNFPAQLLRRSTAEQVNYRIHGPLCTALDSLGQHSLPEDIDEHDWLVFMQAGAYGFTESMPFFLCHSLASEYVFEHGTLRVVREPQPASFYLR from the coding sequence ATGCCTGTCTCTGGCGCATTGTTAAACGCTTTTGATACCCTCACTCAGGAGCGCCAAGAACCTTGCTTTGTCTACGATCTTGACAGTCTACGTAAGCACCTTGATGAGCTGATGGCGCAAGATGTGGTGAAGTTATGGTATGCGGTAAAAGCGAATCCTTTATCTGCGGTTGTCGAGACTCTGGCAGCCGCTGGCTTTGACTTTGATGTCGCCAGCAGCGGTGAGCTCAATCAGGTGCTTTCACAATCTGTTGGTGCACAACGCATCCTCAACACCGGGCCGGCAAAATCGCGCCAGCAGTTAGGCGAATTCTTAGACGCTGGGGTACGTACCTTTGTGTTGGAGAGTATCAATCAAGTTCGCTGGCTTAATGAGCTGGCGTATAACCAAGGTATTGAAGTGGATGTGTTGCTCAGAGTGCAGTTGCGCTGGCCAGAGGGTGAGCGCAATCCGCTCGGTGGCAATACCCTGACTCCGTTTGGCTTAGCGCCAGAGCAGTGGCAAGGGCTCTACTTAGCCGACTACCCTGCGCTGAATTGCATTGGCCTCCATATTTTTCAGTGGGGCAACATGCTTGATGCGGCCCAGCTGCTTCACCTATGGCAAAGCATGTTAGCGCCATTACAAGCACTCTGTGAACGCCTTGGTTTTGCCATGCAAGTACTGGATTTAGGTGGCGGCTTAGGCGTTCCTTATGACAGCGAAAGCAGCCCGCTAAAGTGGCAGGATGTGCTCGGCGCACTGCGCGATATTAAGCGGCAAAGCGGCGTAAAAGAGTTGTGGATGGAGTTGGGCCGTTACGCCGTCGCACAATGTGGTTACTATTTAGACCCCGTCATTGAACAAAAAACAAATTATGGCGAGCGCCAACTGATCGTCGCAGGTGGTATTAACCACCTTTTACGCCCCGCTGTAGCAGGGCAAAACTTCCCCGCGCAGTTATTACGCCGAAGTACAGCCGAACAGGTAAACTATCGTATCCATGGACCTTTGTGTACGGCGCTGGATAGCCTAGGACAACACTCGCTGCCTGAGGATATTGATGAACATGATTGGCTCGTGTTTATGCAGGCCGGAGCCTATGGCTTCACCGAGAGTATGCCGTTTTTTCTGTGCCACTCATTGGCTAGTGAATACGTGTTTGAACACGGCACTTTGCGCGTGGTTCGTGAGCCACAACCGGCCAGTTTTTATCTGAGGTAA
- a CDS encoding succinylglutamate desuccinylase/aspartoacylase family protein has protein sequence MHPVSQENIYVGEVANGLPLTIPVYRLKGNGTGKSVYIQANMHGAEVQGNAVIYQLLEQLQTLELNGDITLVPYANPIGCNQKSGEFTLGRFDPITGVNWNRMYHYDSQLPKTMAEQCAHLSSGEIRNTFQHALIASVDAQLEAPAHTLSTGKRIALQLQQLAHQADIVLDLHTGPISTQHLYCPEYARASAKYFNIANVLLIPNEFDGALDEAAFCPWWQLKAQLNALDCAFDVPVEAFTVELGSQERIDLSAAKDDADNILTYLNYQGVLQDAPFYPKEMTRYGCMLSDYKTYYAPMGGMVEYLAPLGEPIAAGTPIANILRMERYLSETPLHTLCADSDAIAILHFASASVNQGTELYKFFTNTFEL, from the coding sequence ATGCACCCTGTCAGTCAAGAAAACATTTATGTGGGTGAGGTAGCCAATGGCCTGCCATTAACCATTCCAGTTTACCGTTTAAAGGGTAATGGCACAGGTAAAAGCGTGTATATTCAGGCCAATATGCATGGCGCAGAGGTGCAAGGCAATGCTGTCATTTACCAACTATTGGAGCAGTTACAGACCCTCGAGCTTAACGGCGACATCACCCTTGTCCCCTATGCGAACCCCATTGGTTGCAACCAAAAATCAGGCGAGTTCACACTGGGCCGCTTTGACCCTATTACCGGTGTTAACTGGAATCGTATGTATCATTACGATAGCCAGTTGCCAAAGACAATGGCCGAGCAATGCGCGCACCTGTCTAGCGGCGAAATTCGCAATACATTTCAGCACGCGCTAATTGCGAGTGTCGACGCTCAACTTGAGGCCCCTGCGCACACGCTGTCAACGGGTAAGCGCATCGCTTTGCAACTTCAGCAGCTCGCACATCAGGCCGATATTGTTTTAGATTTACACACCGGACCGATATCTACTCAGCATTTGTATTGTCCTGAATATGCCCGTGCTAGCGCTAAGTATTTTAATATCGCTAACGTTTTACTTATACCCAATGAGTTCGACGGTGCCCTAGATGAAGCGGCGTTTTGCCCTTGGTGGCAACTTAAGGCTCAGCTCAATGCATTGGACTGTGCTTTTGATGTGCCTGTGGAAGCATTTACCGTTGAGCTTGGCTCACAAGAGCGTATCGACCTCAGTGCCGCTAAAGACGATGCCGACAACATTTTAACTTATCTTAACTACCAAGGCGTGTTGCAAGACGCCCCCTTCTACCCAAAAGAAATGACGCGCTATGGTTGTATGCTCAGCGATTATAAAACCTATTATGCCCCGATGGGGGGAATGGTGGAATATTTAGCCCCACTGGGGGAGCCGATTGCAGCGGGAACTCCAATCGCCAACATATTGCGTATGGAGCGATATTTAAGTGAAACGCCGCTGCACACTTTATGTGCTGACAGCGATGCGATTGCCATTCTTCATTTTGCCTCTGCGAGTGTAAATCAGGGCACTGAACTCTATAAATTCTTTACCAACACCTTCGAGTTGTAA
- a CDS encoding phospholipase A: MNWRYTLLALTLSGHAWADEPATNANNEQDNELSIVKQCILNEAIAGDGKQTLDELRKKCSDLEESKQLTAIDKRKAREEVTEKNRNVITPHKRNYILPVTYMKHPNEEPFGDISALGDTNTGENLDNVEIKYQLSLKVPLYDNFSDEDQAVYFGFTLQSYWQYYNKDISAPFRETNYEPEIFWINYLDPENVLWGDEMAIAVGAVHQSNGRSQPYSRSWNRLYVDFIWEKDGYVFSFKPWYRIPEDEKEDPMVADGDDNPDIYKYMGYFELKGVRRFEEHEFSFMLRNNLNSDNRGAIQLDWSFPVWGRLRGYAQYFNGYGESLIDYNQDTERFGVGILLTDLL, encoded by the coding sequence ATGAATTGGCGATACACTTTATTGGCTTTGACCCTGAGCGGCCATGCGTGGGCGGATGAGCCTGCAACAAATGCAAATAACGAACAAGACAATGAGCTAAGTATTGTCAAACAGTGCATTCTTAATGAAGCGATTGCCGGTGATGGTAAACAAACCTTGGATGAGCTTCGTAAAAAGTGCTCTGATTTAGAAGAAAGCAAACAGCTTACAGCCATTGATAAGCGCAAGGCTCGTGAAGAGGTGACGGAGAAAAACCGCAACGTGATCACGCCGCACAAGCGCAACTATATTTTGCCCGTGACCTACATGAAGCACCCTAATGAAGAACCCTTTGGGGATATCAGTGCTTTAGGCGACACCAATACCGGCGAAAACTTAGATAATGTTGAGATTAAGTATCAGCTGTCGCTAAAAGTACCGCTTTACGACAACTTCAGTGACGAGGACCAAGCCGTCTATTTCGGCTTTACCTTGCAATCTTATTGGCAGTATTACAACAAAGATATTTCTGCGCCATTTAGAGAAACCAATTATGAGCCGGAAATTTTTTGGATTAATTATCTAGACCCTGAAAACGTGCTTTGGGGCGACGAAATGGCCATTGCTGTGGGTGCTGTGCATCAATCCAACGGCCGTAGCCAACCTTACTCGCGTTCCTGGAACCGCTTATACGTCGACTTTATCTGGGAAAAAGACGGCTATGTATTTAGCTTTAAGCCCTGGTACCGCATCCCAGAAGATGAAAAAGAAGATCCTATGGTTGCCGATGGTGATGACAATCCAGATATTTATAAATACATGGGTTACTTTGAGCTCAAAGGCGTGCGCCGTTTCGAAGAGCATGAGTTTAGCTTTATGCTGCGCAACAATCTAAACTCGGATAATCGCGGTGCCATTCAACTAGATTGGTCTTTCCCTGTGTGGGGCCGTCTTCGTGGCTATGCTCAGTACTTTAATGGTTATGGTGAAAGCTTGATTGACTACAACCAAGATACCGAGCGCTTTGGTGTCGGTATTCTACTCACCGACCTTCTGTAG